A genomic region of Bradyrhizobium sp. ORS 278 contains the following coding sequences:
- a CDS encoding transglutaminase-like cysteine peptidase gives MYKFSKALAALVAIVAFGLNQSPAHAGLIGSPLALRGIVEKIRFSEPTLAPMAYTMFCMRYSDECANRPRMIFRGGATRLTKDRLAQLVEVNAQVNRQIVPQRNERGLAGEEWLIGPARGDCNDYAVTKRHELLVRGWPMRNLLLSEVVTSWGEHHLVLVVRVKEGDLVLDNLNAQIRSWSKSNYRWVRSQTPANPNHWAAVAQIGA, from the coding sequence ATGTACAAGTTCAGTAAAGCGCTGGCGGCCTTGGTTGCGATCGTTGCCTTTGGCCTCAATCAGAGCCCGGCTCACGCTGGCCTGATCGGATCACCGCTGGCGTTGCGTGGGATCGTGGAGAAGATTCGTTTCAGCGAGCCGACGCTCGCGCCGATGGCCTACACGATGTTCTGCATGCGCTATTCGGATGAGTGCGCCAACCGGCCGCGAATGATCTTCCGCGGGGGAGCCACGCGCCTGACCAAGGACCGTTTGGCGCAGCTGGTCGAGGTGAACGCGCAGGTCAATCGCCAGATCGTTCCGCAGCGGAATGAGCGCGGGCTTGCCGGCGAGGAATGGCTCATCGGTCCGGCGCGTGGCGATTGCAATGACTACGCCGTGACCAAGCGCCACGAACTGCTGGTGCGCGGCTGGCCGATGCGCAACCTGCTGCTGAGCGAAGTCGTGACCTCTTGGGGTGAACACCACCTGGTCCTGGTCGTCCGCGTGAAGGAGGGCGACCTGGTACTCGACAATCTGAACGCCCAAATCCGCAGCTGGTCGAAGTCAAATTACCGCTGGGTTCGATCGCAGACGCCGGCCAATCCGAACCACTGGGCGGCTGTTGCTCAGATCGGTGCCTGA
- a CDS encoding ParA family protein, whose protein sequence is MSSTPVVIAVAQRKGGVGKTTLAVLLAAEIDRRTRSVGLIDADSQASACHWAELGHLSFPVYQLDPETRPVGEWVKLVRQIDHPILVIDAAPNDRVLGAVLALSHMVLVPCTPSGLDIEATARTLGIVRRVRVSRRATLRVLLVPNRVDRRTLEGQQLVAELQEFGEEIAPMVGSRSAFIRAFSLGQAMPDVAAGSPADHEIRVLADIVMRKCGIALKSKRGR, encoded by the coding sequence TTGAGCTCGACGCCTGTTGTGATCGCTGTCGCCCAGCGCAAGGGCGGGGTCGGCAAAACGACCTTGGCTGTCCTGCTGGCGGCCGAGATCGATCGACGAACGCGATCCGTCGGACTGATCGATGCGGACTCGCAAGCCTCGGCGTGTCACTGGGCAGAGCTCGGGCATTTGTCTTTTCCGGTGTATCAACTCGATCCGGAAACACGCCCCGTGGGGGAGTGGGTCAAGCTGGTCAGACAGATCGACCATCCGATCCTCGTGATCGACGCTGCTCCGAACGACCGCGTCCTCGGGGCGGTGCTCGCGCTGTCGCACATGGTACTGGTGCCGTGTACCCCGTCCGGCCTGGACATCGAGGCGACGGCAAGAACACTCGGAATCGTGCGGCGTGTACGTGTCAGCCGGCGCGCCACGCTGCGAGTTCTGCTCGTCCCAAATCGAGTCGACCGGAGAACCTTGGAAGGCCAGCAGCTCGTCGCCGAGCTGCAGGAGTTTGGTGAAGAGATTGCCCCCATGGTCGGCAGCCGTTCTGCCTTCATTCGTGCCTTCTCGCTTGGCCAGGCGATGCCCGACGTGGCTGCCGGATCGCCCGCGGACCATGAAATCAGGGTGCTTGCCGACATCGTCATGCGCAAATGCGGAATAGCCCTCAAGTCCAAGCGCGGCCGCTGA
- a CDS encoding glycosyltransferase family 4 protein produces the protein MNILFVHNNFPAQYRHLARALSENQDHTVVAVGSTTAKATPGVRLLKYSSPISDPTLVHPFARRFDLECRRAEEVLYILSSLAGQGFVPDLIFAHPGWGETLPLRTMFPKARIVLYCEFFYAAEGRDVGFDPEFPSTGLDGHVALHLKNASSLLALAECDAGVSPTPWQKSTFPSEFQSKIQVVHEGVDVDEAKPDPDATLLLPNGLWLSPNDEVITYVSRNLEPLRGFHIFMRSLPRILQARPNAQVLIVGGSGTSYGAQPPKGTTWKSKFLDEVRPEIDLRRVHFLGQIPRDQYLQVLQVSSVHVYLTYPFVLSWSCLEAMSAGCVVVASDTPPLRDVISPETGILVPFFDIDALSEKVISVLSRPRSFQNMRAKARLFVEENYDALRVCLPEMLKLVH, from the coding sequence ATGAACATTCTTTTTGTCCATAACAATTTTCCGGCCCAATACCGGCATCTCGCTCGGGCGCTTTCGGAAAACCAGGACCACACCGTGGTGGCCGTCGGTTCGACCACCGCCAAGGCGACGCCTGGCGTGCGACTGCTGAAATATTCGAGCCCGATATCGGATCCGACGCTGGTGCATCCGTTCGCGCGGCGTTTCGATCTCGAATGTCGTCGCGCCGAGGAGGTCCTCTATATTCTTTCCTCTCTCGCCGGTCAGGGATTCGTGCCGGACCTGATCTTTGCCCATCCCGGATGGGGCGAGACACTGCCGCTGCGAACGATGTTCCCGAAGGCGCGCATCGTGCTGTATTGCGAATTCTTCTACGCGGCCGAAGGCCGCGACGTTGGTTTCGATCCGGAGTTTCCCTCGACAGGATTGGACGGTCATGTCGCCCTCCACCTGAAGAACGCCAGTTCGCTCCTGGCGTTGGCCGAATGCGATGCGGGCGTATCGCCAACGCCGTGGCAGAAATCGACCTTTCCGAGTGAGTTCCAGAGCAAGATCCAAGTGGTTCACGAAGGTGTCGACGTGGACGAGGCGAAGCCGGATCCTGACGCCACACTGCTGCTGCCGAACGGTCTCTGGCTATCGCCGAATGATGAGGTCATTACCTACGTGTCGCGCAATCTCGAGCCGCTGCGGGGATTCCACATCTTCATGCGCTCGCTCCCCCGAATCCTGCAGGCGCGACCGAATGCGCAGGTTCTGATCGTGGGCGGCAGCGGAACTTCATATGGTGCGCAGCCGCCAAAAGGCACGACATGGAAGTCGAAGTTCCTCGACGAGGTTCGCCCGGAGATCGATCTGCGCCGCGTCCATTTCCTCGGTCAGATCCCACGTGATCAGTACCTGCAGGTTCTGCAGGTTTCGTCGGTGCATGTTTACCTGACGTATCCCTTCGTGCTGTCCTGGTCATGCCTCGAGGCGATGAGCGCGGGCTGTGTCGTTGTCGCATCAGATACGCCGCCGCTTCGCGATGTGATCTCGCCTGAGACTGGCATCCTGGTCCCGTTCTTTGATATTGATGCGTTGTCCGAGAAGGTCATCTCGGTCCTGTCACGTCCCAGATCGTTCCAGAACATGCGCGCCAAGGCTCGGCTCTTCGTCGAAGAGAACTATGATGCTCTGCGGGTGTGCCTGCCTGAAATGCTGAAGCTCGTTCACTGA